From Algoriphagus sp. NG3, the proteins below share one genomic window:
- a CDS encoding 6-bladed beta-propeller: MRKIIAFALLAVMGCGESRVESVKNIDFESVEKVSTDLLIEKAVPLASDSTELLGEYLWVMYDEDGFYAMNNYRGKGIHHFSTDGKHLGMVAEIGEAPGQVPEIRNFRILGEEVLVNSGMGNSLELHAFSKTGELLKSTPYSINAFAFYPVNKDEVWFYSSYNSVAGDHRLFVVDGAGEVKKELLPNDFNEKMLPMDEQSFFEGNEVVLFRESFKGNVYQLSEEDSLKEVYTFDFGANSVPEKFWKMDAFEGMEMISKQGFSNITFLEENDRYFVAYVDYQKERDSKKTLYVWNKKTDKDFVMEIDEELGYFNSLIGLQGDQLVFIAYSPYLVRNSEKLNLSDKAKASLAAVTEDSNPVILYAKIPE; encoded by the coding sequence ATGAGAAAAATTATAGCATTCGCATTATTAGCTGTCATGGGCTGTGGTGAGAGTAGGGTTGAGTCGGTTAAAAACATTGATTTTGAGTCTGTTGAAAAGGTTTCGACTGATTTGTTGATCGAAAAAGCAGTTCCTCTAGCATCTGATTCTACGGAATTATTGGGAGAATACCTGTGGGTCATGTATGATGAAGATGGCTTCTACGCTATGAATAATTACCGTGGCAAAGGAATACATCATTTTTCCACTGATGGAAAACATTTGGGGATGGTGGCGGAAATCGGGGAAGCTCCGGGACAAGTTCCGGAGATTCGCAACTTCAGGATTCTCGGAGAAGAAGTTTTGGTGAATTCCGGTATGGGTAATTCTTTGGAACTACATGCATTCTCTAAAACAGGAGAACTTCTGAAAAGTACCCCTTATTCCATTAATGCCTTTGCCTTCTATCCAGTAAACAAGGATGAGGTATGGTTTTATAGTAGCTACAATAGTGTAGCGGGAGATCATCGTTTGTTTGTAGTTGATGGGGCAGGTGAGGTAAAAAAAGAACTTTTGCCCAACGACTTCAACGAGAAAATGCTTCCGATGGATGAGCAGTCCTTCTTTGAGGGGAATGAGGTTGTCCTATTTAGAGAGTCATTTAAGGGCAACGTATATCAACTGAGTGAAGAAGATTCTTTAAAGGAAGTTTACACCTTTGATTTTGGTGCAAATTCAGTACCTGAAAAATTCTGGAAAATGGACGCCTTCGAAGGAATGGAAATGATCAGCAAACAGGGATTCTCCAATATTACATTCTTGGAAGAGAACGATAGGTATTTTGTAGCCTATGTTGACTATCAAAAAGAGCGGGACAGTAAAAAAACTTTGTATGTATGGAATAAAAAGACGGATAAAGATTTTGTAATGGAAATTGATGAAGAGCTGGGCTATTTTAATTCACTTATTGGATTGCAAGGGGATCAACTGGTCTTTATTGCCTATTCGCCTTACTTGGTGAGAAATAGTGAAAAACTCAACCTCAGCGATAAAGCAAAAG